One Posidoniimonas polymericola genomic window, GTCACGCAATCATTTCTAAGGAGGCGTTAGAATGCGACCCTCATCGGACCGGGCCCGGCCCGGCTTCACGCTGGTCGAGCTGCTCGTCGTGATCGCCATCATCGGCGTGCTGATGGCGCTGTTGCTGCCCGCGGTGCAGTCCGCCCGCGAGGCGGCGCGGCGGATCAGCTGCACCAACAAGCTAAAGAACCTGGGACTGGCGGCGCACAACCACCATGATTCAGCCGGGCACTTCCCAGTGAGTCAAGGGATGGCCAGGGGCTTCGACGGCGCTGAGGGCGACGGCCCCGCCGCTGGCTGGATCACGCAGCTCCTGCCGCAGCTAGAGCAGCAGGCCCTGCACGATCAATTCAAGGACGGCGGCGCGTTTGAGGGCCTGTTCAATCCAGGCTTAATCGTGCGCGGCGGCGGGCCCGGCCAGAACGGTCTGGCTTCAAAAAACAACGGCATCTCCGTGCCAGAGTTGATGAAGTCGCAGCTCGAAATGCTCGCCTGCCCGTCCGACGGCGAGGCGCAGCAGCTCTCGGACAAGCAGTACGGCTGGGTAAATTGGCCGGTCGCGGTGACGAGCTACAAGGGTGTGCTCGGCGACACCGTCGTCGGTGAGTCGGACGGCACCACGTTCACGAACGCCAATTCTCAGTTCCCCAGCGGCAACTACGACAAGCCCGCGCCAGCAGGCTTCGGCACGACCGCCCGCGACTGCCACCGGGACACCCGCTGCCGCGGCATCTTCTTCCGCCAGTCGTGGCGTAAGCCGGTCAGCATGAGTAAGGTCTCCGACGGCACGAGCAACACGATGCTCTTCGGCGAGGACGTTCCGAAGTACAACTTCCACTCGGCCGCTTTCTATGCGGACGGCGACTGGTGCAGCTGCAATACGCCGATCAACAACCTGATGAACCTGCCGCCCGAGTCGGTCGACTCGGCCTTCTGGTGGGATCAGCGTGGGTTCCGCAGCCTCCACCCGGGCGGCGCCAACTTCTGCGCGGTCGACGGCTCCGTCAAATTCTTGACCGACGGCGTCGACAACACCCTGTACCGAACCAGCTGCACCCGCAACGGCGAGGAGGTCATCAATGAGACGCTCTAGGCTGCCGCGGGCGGTCTCGGCGGCCGTGCTTGCCCTGACGCTCGTCGGGTGCGGCGGTGGGCTGTCTGAGGTGACGGGCGCCGTGAGCCTTGACGGCCAGCCGATCCGTGGCGGCGGCGACACCCGCTGCACCGTGACGTTCTCGCCGGCCAGCGGCAGCGGAGCGACGCCTTCGGGCATCGCCGACGCGAATGGCGAATTCGAGCTCGGCACCGGCGCCGCCAACGGCGTGCAGCCTGGCGAGTACCTGGTGTCGATCTCCGCTTCGCAACTGGTTGGCAAAGAAGACACGGGTATGGCCCGGAGCGGCAGACCCCTCACTCCTCGCGCCTACGCAAACCCTACCACGTCTGGCCTCAAGGTTAGTGTTGAGCCCGGCGCCAACCGATTCGACTTTGCACTATCCTCAGACGGCCCATAGCTTTCCCATGTCAGAGACTGAAAACGAACAACGCAAAGGCCGCTGGAGCGGGAACCCGGTTCTGCTCTGTCTGGCGGCGTGCGTAGCCTGGCAGGGCGCCCCAATGCCGACCACCGCCGCTGACGCCTCGGACCGCAACTGGGAGCTCGTCTGGTCGGATGATTTCGACAAGCTTGACGAGACCAAGTGGACGCTAGTCGACACCAACGTTCCGACCAACAACTCACAGCAGGACTACCTGCCAAGCCAAGCGAGTGTGCAGGACGGACGCCTGGTCCTGCTGTCGGAGAACATTTCCTCGCGTGACCTGCCCTACCGTTCAGGGCAGGTAATCTCCAAGCCCGAGTGGAAGCACGGCCGCTGGGAAGTGCGGGCCAAGCTGCCGGCCACTCGAGGGATGTGGCCCGCTATCTGGCTGCTCCCGGATGTCGAGAAGTACCCGTGGCCGAGCGGCGGGGAGATCGACATCATGGAAAACCGTGGCAACGAGCCGACGCTCACCAGCAGCGCGTTCCACTACGGGTCACAGACGCCCTACAAGCACGACTTCGTGTTCGACGAGCACCAGGCCCGCCGCAACGGCGAGCTGGTCGACTACACCGCCGGCTTCCACATCTACGCCGCCGAGTGGGATGAACGCTCGGTGCGGTACTACGTCGACGGCGTCAACTACTTCACGGTCTACGATCACGATGTCAACGGATTCTTGTCGCAGCGGGTCACGCCGATGCAGCTCGTGCTCAACACGGCGATCGGCGGCGGCTTCTTGCCAGATCCCGACGACTCGACGGTCTGGCCTCAACGCTTCGAGATCGACTGGGTGCGGGTCTACCGCGCCACGGAGCACCAGGCGCGGCCGGCGCTGCAGAACGGCGGCTTCGACGCCGACGGCGGCTCGCTAGCCGGCTGGTCCACTTTTGGCGTCGACCTGCGGGACAACCCAAACGTGGTCGCGGCGCCTGGGCTGGGCGTCGACGGCTCCTCGGCGCTCAAGATGTTCGGCGTCTTTCAGGGGGGGACGACCTACTCCGGGGTCGCCCAGGGAATTGACGTCGCCGTGGGAGCGCCCGTCCGTGCCTCGCTAAAGACCTACATCGACGCGGCCGACAGCATCACGGGCACAGCGAATGTTGTTGAGATGAAGATCGAGTTCTACCGCGTTTTCGGCGGCAAATTTGACTCTTCCGACCTGGTCGGCGTCCAGAAGCTTGTCGTCGCCGACAAGGATGCCGAGAATAACAAGTGGCGGCGGCACGTCCTCGAGGCCATTGCTCCTGCCGAAGCTGTTGAAGCCCGGGTCGCAATTGTGTTCGAGCAGCCCGCGCTGGACGCCGGCGCCGTCATCATTGACGAGGTCGAACTGACCACCGGCCGCGAACCTGGTGAGTAAGTCGCCGGCGCCACTGAGTAGCTACCTCGATAGAGTCCTCCAACCCGCACCAGGCCCGCCTTGAATCCTCGCTTCTGGACTGCCGCGGCAGTCGCCCTCCTGCTTCTGGTGTTTGCCAACGTGGCGCCCGCGGTCGTTGTGCCCGACGTGAGCGGCTGGCGGCTTGTCTGGCACGACGAGTTCGAGGGATCGGCCCTCGACCAGACCAAGTGGGAGGCACTCGACCGCCGCGACAGCCACAACAACGAGAAGCAGTACTACCACCCCGACCAGGTTGTGGTGGCAGACGGCCTGCTGCAGATCACGGCAATCGATCAACCGAGGGCCGGCAAGCAGTACCAGTCGGGACTCCTCGTATCCCGGCAGATCTTTGGACCGGGGCGGTTTGAGGCGCGGGTCGACCTGCCGACTTCTCAGGGCATGTGGCCGGCGTTTTGGCTGAACGCCAATCATGTCGCCTGGCCGCAGGGCGGCGAGATCGACATCCTCGAGAACCGGGGCAGCCAACCCAACCTAACCAGCAGTGCGTACCACTGGCAGACCGACCCAGGGCCCTGCTGTGGGCAACACCAGTACGTCTACGACGAGTACACCGCGGCCGACGCGGGGGCCCCGGTCGACTTCCACACGGGGTTCCACACCTTCGCCGCAGAATGGGACGAGACGCTGCTGCGTTTCTTCGTCGATGGGGATTTGTACTTCACTGTCACCGAAACGCCCAATCGCCCAATCTTCGAAACCGCCAAGAATATTATCGTGAACTTGGCGGTCGGCGGCGACTTCGGCGGCGACCCCAATCAAACGACCATATGGCCGCAGACGATGTACGTCGACTACGTCCGGTACTGGAACCGCATGTACCCGTCAGAGTTAGCCGGCGACTACAACAACGACGGCGCGGTAGATGCTGCCGACTACACGATTTGGCGTAGCACAACCGGCGATCAGGGCATCGGGCTGGCCGCCGATGGCTCTGGCAACGGCGCGGTCGGCACGTCGGACTATCAGGCGTGGCGGCAAAACTATCAGGGGGCCAGCACCGGCGTCGCTGGCGCGAGCGTTCCGGCGCCAACCGGCGCCGCGTTTACACTCGTTTTATCAGTCGCCGGTCTCTGGCGCCGTCGCCGATAGGGCCGAGTGGACCAAAGCCACGCCAGCATCTGGAGCCCGAGATCGGAACACTCGTTCGGAGAAGACACGACCTGCAAAACAGCTGCAGTCGTGAACCAGTAAAAGTGGAGGCGACAGGGATCGAACCTGCGACCTACGGCTTGCAAAGCCGCCGCTCTCCCAGCTGAGCTACGCCCCCGGTGGGGCCCTTGGCGGGCCCGAGTTGCGTAATTCTAGCTTCCAGTGGGGCAGATGCAACCCTGAACCGGGATGCGGTCACCCCGCAGTGGGAGCTAGCGATTCGCGGAGTTTTGCGACGTACCGGTCGAGGAATTGCTGCGACTCCTGGTCGCCGAACTCGTGCGGAGAGCAGCGGACCGACAGCGTCAGCTCCTTGGCGTAGGTCATGGCGGACACGACCAGACTGGTCCGCTCGCGGAGCGGCGGCACGCCACTGAAGCGGGTCACCACCACGTTGCCGGCCGCCAGCCGCCCCTCGTCTCTTGGGAGCCGCGCGTTCATCCGCCGGGCCGGGTCGCCGTTGTTGGTCAGCACAGCGGTCGCGAGGCACCAGCCGCGGTGCAGCAGCCACGGCATCGCCCACGGCGCGATTTCGGCGGCGGTGATCGCGTCGATAAAGGCCTTGCCGCCCTGCGAGTGCTTGATCTGATCGGTCTCGTTGGCGATGCTTCGCAGCAGCGATTCGGAGTCGCCGCACTCCGACGCGGGGCGGGAGATGAAGGTGTAGCCGACCATGTTGGCGGCGGGCATCTCGGTCTCGCTCGACTCGCGGAGGTCGGTCGGCATCATGACCCGCAGCGGCCGCCGTGAGGGTCGCTTGGCGTGCTCCTGATTCCACTCCGCCATCGTCTGGAACAGCCGCTCTAGCAGCAGGTCGTTCAGCATGACGTTAGCACGGTCGGCCGAGCCCCGCAGCTGGGCGGTCTCGTCCTTGGAGAGCGTGGTGATCATCACGCCGGGAAACGAGGCGGCCCCCTTCGTGTCGGCAGGGGCCAGCGGGGCCGACCAGCGCATAAACACCTCGCGGAGCTGCTTCCAGAGCGCCTGGCGGACGCCCTTCTGGTCGCCGGCGGTGTAGGCCCGCGCCATCCGTGCGCGTCGCTCGCGGAGCAGCGCCGGGGCAAGGCCGAGCATCTTGCTCTTCTCGCCCCCCTGCCGCTGGTCGTAGTGCACCAGGATGTCGCCCATGAATCGGAACGCGCCGGTGCCGTCGGTCACGCTGTGGTGCCACTGGAACACGACGACTCCCCGCGAGTCGTCCTGACGCACCCATACCCGCAGGCCGACCTCGTTGCGGATGTCGATCGGCTCGCCGCCGGGCGGAACGATCGGGTCGTCGATGCCGCCCCAGTCGATGGTCGGCAGATCGCCGCCGCCGTCGACCCAGCTGAGCAGGCCCCGTTTGCCCGGCCCAATCTTGGCCGCTACGTAGGGGTGACGCTCAACCGCGCCTGCGAGAGCGAACTCAAAGTCTTCACGGTCGAAAGACCCCTCGAAATCGAACTGGATGACATAGGTCATCGGGTACTTGGGGACATCGTCGTCGAGCAGAAATTTGTCGATCGGAGCCAAGTGCGCGGGGAAGTATCGCTGCTTCTTGGTCGACTGAGTCGGCGATTGTTGATCTGAGATCGATGACATAGAGCTAGCAGTTGTGGCCAGCGGCAAGCCGTGGCCGCGGCGAGGCGGTGTTCTGGGTTCGGCAGTCTTGCGAACGCACGCGATGGGTCAACGCTTCGGGTTGGTCGGTTCGACGGGGCTCTTACCCCCAACAGTATCGGTTACGCCGGCGGCGAGCCACCAGCTCGGCTCATCCATCAAGCTGGTTGCTAACCGTCCGCTGGGCGCCTGTCGGGCGTCGCAAGTGTTATGAACCAAAGGGCTTACGGGATTGGGAGTGGCCGGGCTCGTAAACTTCCCGGGGCCCCGGCCCTGGCGTTTTGTAAGTGGCGGGCGCGTTTCGTGGTCCTTCGCAACGCTTCCGCCCGCAATTTTTGAGTGAAATCCGCGGGGGGATCGACTCTACTGTACTCGCGGCCGCCAGCCGAGCAACGGAGCGCCTCGCTGGCCAGTGGGCAGGAGACAGCCTTGACTGACAGCCAACTGATTATTGCCGCCAGGCGGGGCGACAGCCAAGCCTGGCGAGAGCTCTACACACGGTGGATGCCGTGGGTGTGGCGGTGCGCGTACGCGCTGGTTCAGGACGCCCATGCCGCCGAGGACGTTACCAGCGAGGCGATGACCGCCTGGGTCAGGAACTTCCACACGACCGGGACCGACGCCCCCCAGGCGGCCGCCTGGCTGCGGAGCGTCGTCCGCCACAAGTGCGCCGACCACCACCGCCGCGGCGCCCGCTTCCGCAAGGCGGCCGAAGGGGTGGCGCAAACATTGGAGTGGGACGCCGTCGAGCGGCCCAGCGACAACCTCTCGCATTGCGAACGCCGCGATCAGGTCGAGCAGGCGATGGCGACACTGAAGCAACGCCACCGGCTGGTGCTGGAGTGGAAGTACGCCGAGGGGATGAGCGTGCGGCAGATCGCCGAGCGACTGGGAGCCACCGAGAAGTCGGTAGAAGCTTCGCTGTACCGGGCGCGACGGGAGTTCCGGCAGGCGTATCTCGAGCTAGAACCTAGCGAACCAGACGGGCTCGAGCCGCTCGCGTCGGCTTGGCCGCTGAAAAACGAAAATGACGCCCTATCCTCCCCAGACGCGAAGGGGGGCCGAGAGTGAACCAATTGCCAGACCCCGCTGACAACACGCCACGCCAGGATGGGGATCCGATCGCCAACCTGATTGGCGGCGCGATGGCCGCACCCGGGATGCCTGCCGATCTGCAGGCGAGGCTCAGCCTGCGCATGGAGCAGGAGTTTGCTGACGCCAACGACCCCATCCGGGCCGCGCAGCAAGGTTCGCTGTCGGCCTTGCTCGAGAAAAAGTATGAACTGGTCGGCAGCGATACGCCGCCAGCGGTCGAGCGTGGCGAGATCTCCCGATTGCGGGCCGAGTTGCACGACCTGGCGGCCCCGCCCGAGCGGCGGATGGGAATCCACCGCCGACTGGCTTTGGTTGGGGCGGCGGCCGCGGTGCTGTTGGTCTGCCTGTGGAATCAGCCCGGTTTCCGCTGGACGGAGGTTGTCGACGCGGTCCGGCATGAGCCTTCGGTTCGACTGGTCGGACAGCACTCGCCCGCCGAGCCGTTGACGATCGCGACTCGGCGAGATCAAACAGGGAGAAACCGGCCGACAACGGCCTCGTACCTCAACATTTCCGGCACGGTGATGCGTCAGCTTGGGGGGGAAGAGGGCTCGAAACTGCTGCCAACCGCGCGGCGTGCCGAGTTGGTTGGGGCCGAAATAGCGGCCGCGTTGTTCGACCTTGCCGGGCTCCCGGATAACGGCGCCACGATTGAGGTCGGCCAGTCGTGGCCCCGTTCCGTTGCTGATGGGATCGAGGTCGACCTCCAGCTGACGCAGGGAGTGACGAGGCTCCCCGCAACGATCCTCATCGACGCGTCCACCAAGCTGCCACAGCGGGTTGTGCTGCGGCCGGCAACCGCGGCGGAGCAGATTGTGCTGTTCTGCTACTCGCCAGGTTCGTCGGACGAGTAGGCGGCGATTTTCGCCCGCGGGGACTCGCCAGCGGCGTGGGCGGTTAGCTTGACGCACGCCGCAAACCCTCTAGTCTTAGCGGGATACGACTCCGTCTCCGCAAACCGCACTCTCTGTCCTATGACTGCCCACCTGACGTGGTTCGGCCACAGCACTTGGCTGCTCGAGCTCGATTCTCACAAGATCCTGATCGACCCGTTCCTGAACGACAACCCAAAGGCGCCGATCGAGGCCGACCAGGCCGAGGCCGACTTCATCGTGGTGTCGCACGGGCACTTTGACCACGTGCAAGACGCGGTGTCGATCGCCCAGCGGACCGACGCGGTTGTGATGGCAAACTTTGAGGTCGGCAATTGGCTCAAGGCCCAGGGCGTCGCCGAAGACAAGGTGATCGGCATGAACCCCGGCGGCGGCGTTAGCCAGCCGTTCGGGCACCTGAAGCTCACCATTGCGCACCACTCTAGCAGCATGCCCGACGGAAGCTACGGCGGGGTGGCGTGTGGTTTGCTGTTCGAGTCGGGCGGAAAGCGGCTGTACTTTGCCTGCGACACCGCGCTATTCGTAGACATGAAACTGATCGCGGCGGGGGGCCTCGACCTGGCCGTGCTGCCGATCGGCGATCTATTCACGATGGGCCCCGCCGACGCGGTCGAGGCGACCCGGATGCTGGCCCCGAAGCGGGTGGCGCCGTGCCACTACGACACCTGGCCTCCGATTGCCCAGGACGCAGCGGCGTGGGCGGACCAGGTCCGCCGCAACACCGGTTCCGAGCCGCTTGTGCCCGTGGTTGGCGAACGCTTCGCCGTCTGATTGCCCCCTCTGTCCACCCTCTGCGGCGTCGAAACCCGTCGCCTGCTTGGAGTCCGAGATGCTGCACCGTCAACTGCCGTTGCTGATTGTAATTATCGCCGTAGGTCACGCCGCCGCCGATGAGCCGCTGCAGTGGAAGCTCAATCCTGGCCAATCGTTGCCGCTCGCAATCGAGCAGACCTACGAGAGCACGCTGCACACCGGGTCGGGCGATGTTAGTTCGAGCTCGACGCAGCAGGTGGACCTCTCTTGGAAGGCAAACGATGGCGCCGAGCAAGTCGGAGCCGTCCGGATCGAGCAGGAAATCTCCCGAATCCGCTTTGGCTTCAACGCACCCGGCGGGCAGGGCTACGAGTTCGACACCGATTCCAGCGAGCCGCCGCAGGGGCTGGCGGCAATGATCGCTTCCCTCTACCGCGCTATGGTTGAGAACAATGCGGCCTTCCTGCTGTCGGCCCGCGGCGACGTTTCCGGCTTCGAGCCGCCCGAAGCGGTGCTCGAGTCGCTCAAGAACCTGCCGGGGGCCGCGGCGGCAGGGGAGGGTGCGGATATCTACGTGCAGCTGCTCCGCCCGGCGGTGTGTCAGTTCCCCGCCGGCGAAGTCGAGCCGGGGCAGCAGTGGACCGCCACGGTCGGCATGCCGGTGGCGACTCCCGGGCTTGGAGCCGCGACGCTCACCTATTCATACCGCGGCGAACGCGAGGTCGGCGGCCGGACCTACGCGGCGATCGACGTCGAGCTCACCGGATTCAAGCCGCCCGAGAAGAGCGACCAGTCAATCGACATCCAGGTGATCGAGTCGGGCGGCGAGGTGCTGTTCGACCGAGAGGCCGGCGTTGTCTACTCTGCCCGGCTGAAGTCGCGGTTCGCGCTAGCAATCAAGGTTGGCGATGAGCCGACCACCGGCGAGGCGACCCAATCGGTTGTCGTCGAGGCCGGGCCGGTCGAAGATTAGCACGGGTGTTTACGCCTCGTCTTTGGCGCGCTCACGAACCTGGACGTCGTCGCCCACGACACGGACCTCGAACGTGTCGACCCCCAGCCGTGGGTTGTCACACCACTTGCCGTCGGTGACGCAGAACCGCCAGGCGTGCCACGGGCACGACACCGCGCCGTCATCGTCAAGGTAGCCGGCCCCGAGTGACGCGCCCTGGTGGGGGCAGTGGTCGTCGATGGCGAAGAACTCGCCCCCTTTGTTGAACACCGCGACGCGACGGTCGCCGACCTGGTAGGTTCCCCCTTGGCCGGGGGCGATGTCGGACGTCTTGGCTACCGTGTGGTACATATCGCTTGGTCGTTGATCCAGGTGGAATGAATACAGGCGTCAGCCTGGGACCTGCGCGGCGTCCTCGACCCGCTGCCCGAACACCAGCAAAATAACTACCAGCCCGGCTACCTGAGCCGGCAGCACCAGCCAGACGCCGGCTCCGTAGCCGACCGCCGCAACCCCGACCGCGCTGACCAGTCCGGCAGATATGGCGTAGGGCATCTGCGTCACGACGTGCGCCATGTGGTCGCAGCCGCTCGCCTGAGACGACAGAATTGTGGTGTCCGAGATCGGCGAGCAGTGGTCACCAAAAATGGCGCCCGCCAGCACGCTGCCGATCGAGGCGAGCAGCAGCGGGTGGTGCGGGTCGAAGACCCCGTCTACGGCGATGGTCGCCACCGAGACCGGAACCACGAATGGCAGCAGGATTCCCATCGTGCCGAAGCTGGTGCCCGTGGCGAACGCCACCAGGCAGGCGAGCAGGAACACCACACTCGGCAGCAGCGCGGTCGTGCTGCCGGCGCCGGTTTCGTCCCCCTGCGGCAGCAGCTCCTTGAGGTAGTCGCCGGTGTACAGTCGGTAGTCCTGAAACTCGTAGGCCACGGTTTGGGTCTGCCCTTCGGCGCCCCGGTTGCCGGTCATCCGCGACATCGTGCCCGCGAACCACAGGATCGCCAACGCCGGCAGGACCATGCGGACGCCGTTGAAGGCGGCGGCCTGAATCTGCGGCGTGGTCAGCACTCCCCGTACCAGCAACAACGCCGCGGCCGCAAACAGCCCGACCAACGCCCCGTACATCAGGGCGACCGACGCGTCGGCGGCGCCAACAATCTCGATCAACGACGGCCCGGCCGCGGCCTGAGGGGCCGGCTCGTCAACGAGCTCCGCGGCCTGCTCGGCCGACTGATCGCCGGGCGACAAGGCCGCTCTGCCGCCGACCAAGATCAGCGCGATCACTACCGCCAGGGTCACCAGGATTGGACCCAACGCGTTCGACCAGTGCGTCGCCGGCTGGTCGATGGGCGGCGCGTCGTCAACCGGAGTGCCCTTGGTTGGGTCGCCGAGCCGCGCGTGGCGTTCGGCCTTGACCATCGGGCCGATGTCGCGTCGCAGCAGCGCCACGAGCAGCACCAACGCCAACGCCAAGATGACGTAGAACCGGTAGGGCAGGCAGGCAATAAACAGGTCCATCGCGGCGGGGCGGGCGGCGATGGACGGGTCGATATTGTTGATGCCGTCCTGGATACACTCGAGCTCAAACAGCACCCACACTGAGAACGGCGCCAGGCAGGCGACCGGCGCCGCGGTCGAGTCGACAATGTAGGCGAGCTTCTCCCGCGACAGCTTAAGCCGGTCGAACGTGGCCCGCATCGTGTTGCCCAGCAGCAGTGTGTTTGTGTAGTCGTCAAAGAACACCACCAGTCCCAGGAACCAGGTCACCACCTCGCACCGGCGGGTAGAATTGATCAGCGGCGTCAGCAGCTCGACGAGTCCACGCATACCTCCGCCGGCGTTGAGCACGCCGATCATCGCGCCCATCAGCAGCGTGAAGCAGAGCACGCGCAGCTTGCCGGGGTCGATCAGGGTGGACCACAGGTGGGTCTCAAAGAAGTGGTAAACGGCCGGCAGCGGGGCGCCGCCTGACGTGATCAACGCCCCCGCGGCGATCCCAAGCAGCAGCGACACCAGCACCCGCCGGGTCAGCAACGCGACGGCGACCGTCGCTAGCGGGGGAACGATACTCAGCCAGCCATAGGGGTGATCTTGCATATGCGGCGTGCGTGTGGGGCAGCGGTTTGCGTTTGAGTGAGGCCTGTTGCCAACCGGGTTAGTTTGTGAGCGTCAGCAATTCGCCACGTCCGCCACGCAGCAGGTCGCCGTTGTGCAGCGTGACGGTCGCCGGCACCGCGTCGGCCGCCTCGCCGCCGGCCCGACGCCGGACCTCCCGGCGCAGCAGTGTGAGCGTCGGCGGGCTGATCGTGCAGGCGGGGCTGAAGGTCGCTGGCGGGGCGCCTCCGCCGAACAGGCCGAGGGTCCCCCGCAGCATCTCCAGCCCCGGGTTGGCGCCGCATCGGCCCAGCACCAGCAGCGACCCGGCCCGCATCCGGAAGCCGGGCAAGTCGCCGCAGCCGCCGACAGCGATCAGCACTCCCCGCCGCATCTGCCGGCCGGCGTAGTTGCCAACCGGCCCGTCGACCACAATCGCCCCGCCCCGCATTCCGAATTTGGAGCCAGTATACCCGCCCCCGACGCAATTGCCCGCGGAGCCGCGCACGTGTATCTCGCCGCCGCGCATCTCGGCGCCGAGCCAATCCCCCGCGTCGCCGTGAACGACAATCTCGCCACCCCGCAGGGCCGCGCCGCAGTGCCGGCCGACGTCGCCGTCGATGACGATCCGCCCGGCCCGCAACCCGGCGCCGAGGTGACGCACGCGCGAGAGGTCGCCCTCGAACCGCCACTCAAGGTCGCGGGGATTGCCACGGATCGTGAACAGCTCGCCAGCCGGCGTCGGGACGCCGCCCGCCAGCACGGTTCGCTCCGCCAGCGGCGTGGCGTCTTCCCGGCCGGGCAGCAACCCCTCGGCGTCCACGGGCACGGTCGGCGGGGACTTGAGCGTCAGCGAGAGCATGCCGGTGCGATGGTTCGGTGGCTGGACGTGGTGGGCGGGAGGCGGCGGTCGCGTTGCCTCGCGCAGGGCATCTTCGTAGGATGAATGGTCATGAGCGCAGCCAAGCCTGATGAAGTCAACCCGTTCGCTCCCCCGACCGCGGTCGAATCGCGACCGGCCAAGCAACGCCGGTCCGATCTGGAACTGCGGAACGAGTACCTCGGCGGCATCCTGCTTGCTTCGGGGTGTGGGATCTTGGCCGCGGTCTTTTTCCTCGTGTCGACCCGCTACCCGACGTCGGATTTCGGCGAAATGACCAGCCTGATGTCCCGCTGGGCCTCGCTGTGCTTGGCGATGGTGTCGCTGATGTTCGTTCTGATCACGCTGCGGGCCGCGGGGACGCGGGTCTGGCGGCACCTGCGGATCCTGCTGGGCCGCCGATGAGCACCCCGTTCGCGAGGCGCGGGGCGGTAGTCCTCTGCGGGGGCGAGAGCCGCCGCATGGGCCGCGACAAGGCGTCGCTGCCGTTTGGCGATGAGACCCTCCTCAGCCGCACCCTCCGCCGCGCGGCCGACTGGGCGCCGGCGGACAACCTGGTGTGCGTCGCAGCCGCCAACCAAACTCTCCCTAAACTGCCGGCCGGGGTGCGGGTCGTGCGTGACCGCAAGCCGGGCAAGGGTCCACTGCCGGCGCTGGGCTGGGGGCTTGAGACGCTCTCCGATCGCTGCGACGCGGTGCTCGCCGTCGGCTGCGACTACCCATTGCTATCCACCGCGTTCGTCGAGCTGCTCTACTCACACCTCGACGACAAACCCTGGGCGT contains:
- a CDS encoding Na+/H+ antiporter NhaC family protein, with the translated sequence MQDHPYGWLSIVPPLATVAVALLTRRVLVSLLLGIAAGALITSGGAPLPAVYHFFETHLWSTLIDPGKLRVLCFTLLMGAMIGVLNAGGGMRGLVELLTPLINSTRRCEVVTWFLGLVVFFDDYTNTLLLGNTMRATFDRLKLSREKLAYIVDSTAAPVACLAPFSVWVLFELECIQDGINNIDPSIAARPAAMDLFIACLPYRFYVILALALVLLVALLRRDIGPMVKAERHARLGDPTKGTPVDDAPPIDQPATHWSNALGPILVTLAVVIALILVGGRAALSPGDQSAEQAAELVDEPAPQAAAGPSLIEIVGAADASVALMYGALVGLFAAAALLLVRGVLTTPQIQAAAFNGVRMVLPALAILWFAGTMSRMTGNRGAEGQTQTVAYEFQDYRLYTGDYLKELLPQGDETGAGSTTALLPSVVFLLACLVAFATGTSFGTMGILLPFVVPVSVATIAVDGVFDPHHPLLLASIGSVLAGAIFGDHCSPISDTTILSSQASGCDHMAHVVTQMPYAISAGLVSAVGVAAVGYGAGVWLVLPAQVAGLVVILLVFGQRVEDAAQVPG
- a CDS encoding formylmethanofuran dehydrogenase subunit C, which gives rise to MLSLTLKSPPTVPVDAEGLLPGREDATPLAERTVLAGGVPTPAGELFTIRGNPRDLEWRFEGDLSRVRHLGAGLRAGRIVIDGDVGRHCGAALRGGEIVVHGDAGDWLGAEMRGGEIHVRGSAGNCVGGGYTGSKFGMRGGAIVVDGPVGNYAGRQMRRGVLIAVGGCGDLPGFRMRAGSLLVLGRCGANPGLEMLRGTLGLFGGGAPPATFSPACTISPPTLTLLRREVRRRAGGEAADAVPATVTLHNGDLLRGGRGELLTLTN
- a CDS encoding metal-dependent hydrolase, producing MTAHLTWFGHSTWLLELDSHKILIDPFLNDNPKAPIEADQAEADFIVVSHGHFDHVQDAVSIAQRTDAVVMANFEVGNWLKAQGVAEDKVIGMNPGGGVSQPFGHLKLTIAHHSSSMPDGSYGGVACGLLFESGGKRLYFACDTALFVDMKLIAAGGLDLAVLPIGDLFTMGPADAVEATRMLAPKRVAPCHYDTWPPIAQDAAAWADQVRRNTGSEPLVPVVGERFAV
- a CDS encoding RNA polymerase sigma factor, whose protein sequence is MTDSQLIIAARRGDSQAWRELYTRWMPWVWRCAYALVQDAHAAEDVTSEAMTAWVRNFHTTGTDAPQAAAWLRSVVRHKCADHHRRGARFRKAAEGVAQTLEWDAVERPSDNLSHCERRDQVEQAMATLKQRHRLVLEWKYAEGMSVRQIAERLGATEKSVEASLYRARREFRQAYLELEPSEPDGLEPLASAWPLKNENDALSSPDAKGGRE
- a CDS encoding glycoside hydrolase family 16 protein, whose translation is MPTTAADASDRNWELVWSDDFDKLDETKWTLVDTNVPTNNSQQDYLPSQASVQDGRLVLLSENISSRDLPYRSGQVISKPEWKHGRWEVRAKLPATRGMWPAIWLLPDVEKYPWPSGGEIDIMENRGNEPTLTSSAFHYGSQTPYKHDFVFDEHQARRNGELVDYTAGFHIYAAEWDERSVRYYVDGVNYFTVYDHDVNGFLSQRVTPMQLVLNTAIGGGFLPDPDDSTVWPQRFEIDWVRVYRATEHQARPALQNGGFDADGGSLAGWSTFGVDLRDNPNVVAAPGLGVDGSSALKMFGVFQGGTTYSGVAQGIDVAVGAPVRASLKTYIDAADSITGTANVVEMKIEFYRVFGGKFDSSDLVGVQKLVVADKDAENNKWRRHVLEAIAPAEAVEARVAIVFEQPALDAGAVIIDEVELTTGREPGE
- a CDS encoding DUF1559 domain-containing protein — its product is MRPSSDRARPGFTLVELLVVIAIIGVLMALLLPAVQSAREAARRISCTNKLKNLGLAAHNHHDSAGHFPVSQGMARGFDGAEGDGPAAGWITQLLPQLEQQALHDQFKDGGAFEGLFNPGLIVRGGGPGQNGLASKNNGISVPELMKSQLEMLACPSDGEAQQLSDKQYGWVNWPVAVTSYKGVLGDTVVGESDGTTFTNANSQFPSGNYDKPAPAGFGTTARDCHRDTRCRGIFFRQSWRKPVSMSKVSDGTSNTMLFGEDVPKYNFHSAAFYADGDWCSCNTPINNLMNLPPESVDSAFWWDQRGFRSLHPGGANFCAVDGSVKFLTDGVDNTLYRTSCTRNGEEVINETL
- a CDS encoding family 16 glycosylhydrolase; translation: MNPRFWTAAAVALLLLVFANVAPAVVVPDVSGWRLVWHDEFEGSALDQTKWEALDRRDSHNNEKQYYHPDQVVVADGLLQITAIDQPRAGKQYQSGLLVSRQIFGPGRFEARVDLPTSQGMWPAFWLNANHVAWPQGGEIDILENRGSQPNLTSSAYHWQTDPGPCCGQHQYVYDEYTAADAGAPVDFHTGFHTFAAEWDETLLRFFVDGDLYFTVTETPNRPIFETAKNIIVNLAVGGDFGGDPNQTTIWPQTMYVDYVRYWNRMYPSELAGDYNNDGAVDAADYTIWRSTTGDQGIGLAADGSGNGAVGTSDYQAWRQNYQGASTGVAGASVPAPTGAAFTLVLSVAGLWRRRR
- a CDS encoding Rieske (2Fe-2S) protein encodes the protein MYHTVAKTSDIAPGQGGTYQVGDRRVAVFNKGGEFFAIDDHCPHQGASLGAGYLDDDGAVSCPWHAWRFCVTDGKWCDNPRLGVDTFEVRVVGDDVQVRERAKDEA